The Setaria viridis chromosome 6, Setaria_viridis_v4.0, whole genome shotgun sequence genome includes the window ATATTAACCTATACCATTTCGCTTTCAATGTATCCTTCTTGTTGTGTACCTGTTACAGGCGTTTGCCTTAGATCACATCGGTGTTCGCTGGGAGAGCGCAAACCCTTGGAACACCCTGAGATGGTGAAACGGGTTTTGACGCCCCTAGCGGTAGCACAGGAATTACCTTCTGTTGACATTACTTTTCACCTGTTTCTTTCAACCTCTGATGGAaatttcatttattttgttCTTTCGAAGTTGAGTCATCTGGTTGTTTTGGGTACTGTGCCGTGTACAAGCGTCTGCAACTGTATTTCTTATGTGTAGAGCGTTGCTTCTCATCCTGGATTCTCAATCTGGTAATAGTGATAAACTGGTTGCTCTGTATGAACTACGGTCGTCATTGCTTTGTGAATACCTGTTCCCTTTGTGTGTATGCTACATTTGCTGTTTGTACTTTTCATTCGGTAGGAATGTGTATTACCAAGTTTGGTAGGATTGTATATTCAGTAGGTTCGTATACATTCATGTGCTTATGAACTTGTGCAGCCGAATGTCTCCTTGTTTCTTCGTTCAAGTTGAATAGAAGCCACCTTTCTTGTGTGAAGAGGAACGATAACTCGTCTCCATTCTACGGAAAGGTTGAGTTGCACGATGGATCAAGCAAAGTTTGGACCACTTTGATGCCATAGCCTATAAGCCGTAGCTTGAGATCTTAAGCACGGCGAGGTCAAACCGATAGGCCATGGCCTTAAGCAAGATAACCAAAGTGGTGCATATAAGATCGTAAGCAAGAGAAAGTCACACAAACATTGCTAACTACGCTTGTCGATACCTCAATTATATTATACAATTTTATTATTTATGTGGAGTAAACAAGCGAAAGCCATACGTTAAACATTGCTAATTATGATTGCCAATATTTCGATTCTGTTATACGATTTTATGACCTATATTGATCGAACTTGTACCAACCTACCAGGATACCCATCTTTACGATATGGTTGTCCTACAATCTTGTGATCTAGCTACGGGACTTCTAACTTGATTTAGAATATGCGATTTTGACAACCATTAATCTTATTGATTTCAACAACTTGTAGCTAAAACTCATTTCATTGTTAATTGCGATAAAAAATATTACCGTACATGATCTAACCATACCCAAAAAAAATGATCACAACACTCTTATTTAAAAAACAAATCAAAGCACGACACATATACGGCCCTAAAGGGTCATCATCGGCACATGACTGCGCGCGGCAACTCAACTCGTACGACACGAATCAGTCCAGCTTGACGGTGGAGAAGAGGTAGTGGACGAAGCAGAAGGACGCGCCGAGCCCGACGGCGCCGGTGGCGAGCATGACGGCGAGCACCATCAGCAGTGAGTAGCCGACGTAGAGGGCGGCGGACACCGGCCCGGCGAGGCTGTGCAGGTCGAACACCAGGTAGTAGACGGCGTAGCCCAGGATGTAGAGCGCGACGGAGCCGGAGGCGAAGAAggcgcgccaccaccaccgccaatCCTCCACGCACAGCCCCATGTACGTGAGCACCACCGACACCTCGGCGCACACCGTCACCAGCagcgccagcaccaccagcaggaACCCGAACACGTAGTAGACACGGCCCAGCCACAGGCTCGacatgatgaagaagagttCGATGAACAGCGTCCCGAACGGCAGCGTCCCGGCCACCGCTACGAACACCCACGGCGAGCACTGCGCCGCCGGCACCTGCCGGGCGATCTTGTTGGTCTTGACGGGGAACTCGACGTGGCGGGCGCGGGACGCGACGAGGCCACCGGCAAGGGTGAGCGGCACGGACACGAAGAACCacaggaggaggatgacgagaaACAGCAGGAACGGCACGGCGCCGGTGCTGCCGTTGTACCAGAGCACGCAGTTGAGCACAGTGAACACGGCGAACCCGACGCCGGGGAAGGCGAAGGAGGCGCGCCACGCCACGGACTTCCACCCGGCGGCGTCGCCCCGCCGCACCGTCTTCCACACGGCCACGGCGGTGTACCCGGCGGCCACGCCCAGGACGAGGTAGAAGCAGAGCATGCCGGTGACCAGCGCGCCGCGGCACGCGGGGGACATGAACCCGAGCGCGGCGAAGACGATGGTGACCACGCCCATGCCCAGGATGcgcacgccgtcgccgacgagcaCGCAGAGGAGGACCGGGTGGCTGGGCTCCCGGAACACGTCGCCGGCCACGAGCTTCCACCCGGCCACCAGCTCGTCCGCCTGCGCCCCCGACTCGCCGCCCAGCTCCTCGTACTGCGCGAGGTCGCGCCGCACGGTTCGCAGCAGGATGACGAGCACGATGGCGGCCAGGAACGCGACCACAACGATGGAGTTGAGGATGGAGAACCAGTGCACCTTGGCTCCGCCCATCTCGAGGTACGCGTCCCAGCGCGACGGCCACTCGATGCCGCTCTCCACGAAGGCCACCTCGTAGGAGAAGACCAGCGGCCGGTTGCCCTGCACGCGCATGCCGACCACCGACGGGTCGCACCCGGCGGCGGCCTTCGACGCGATCTCGTCGTACATGCTCTTGTCCCTGACAGCCGCGGCGTCGTGGTCCACGCTGCACGGGACGACCTCGAACCCGACGACCGtgtagccaccgccgccgccgtccttgccgCCGTTGAGGCTGAGCAGCTCCGCCCCGTCGGCTGTCGCCATCAAGGTCTCCACCCTGGTGGTGCCGTTCTGCTTGTTCACCAGCACGGTGAGCTTGAGGTGGTTGTACACGTAGtactcgccgtcgtcggcgcgcACGCCGACGGGGAAGCCGGTGGAGCGGAGGAGCGTGTCGGGCGCAATCGGGCTCTTCACGTAGCGCATGACGGGGAGCGTGTCGAGGAGGAGGTTGACCTGGTAGGTGTCGTCGATGCGGGACTTGATGAGCTCGGTGGCGCCGGGGGTCAGGGGGTCGGTGCGGCAGAGGAACAGCGGGGCGGTGTTGTTGAGCATGGAGAAGCGGTACGGCGACGTCTCGATGCGGTCGccgaggaggagctcgccgAGGCTCTCGGCGGCGTGGTGGACGCCGTCTTGTGGAGCGCAGAAGGGGAGGGAGTAGTAGGGGTAGGGGAGCTTCGACGACGGCGAGGTCAGGGAGTTCACCTTGGCGGCCAGGGTGTCGCCAGGGCGGTACCGCTGGGGGTAGCTTCCGGGGAGGTAGAATGCAGCGGCCGGGCAGTGCCCGGAATGGGTGAGAAGGATGAGCAGGAAGGCAGAGATGGTGGACGTGAAGAGAGAAGCCATGTCGCTATGGCCTTCCACTTCGAGGTGGGGGAAGCGATCGAGCTGCAACCTAGAAGAACTGTCCCGCTGAATGTGCTCGATCAGCAACCTGTTCTTATTGATGATGCGTGCTTTGATTATGAAGTAAGAACCAAGGAAAGTGAAGAAATTTAGTGCTGCTCTCAGTAGTCAACTGATACTCTCAGAGCCGAGTACACAAAACTGTTTTGGTTTGAATTTAATATTGGTGTGTGCATGGTTTAAAATTTTTGGGTAAAACTGATTTGGCTGCATTTCAGCATTTGTGAGAATTATGCATGCCGATATCTTCTACTGAGACTATCTATGTCCAAATCAGGAGCAATACAAGCAACATTTTTGGAGGATTCTTTTAGTGCAATGTTGCTGATATTTGGTGGAATGAGTCAAAATTATTTTCCTGGAGCAGAGGGCATGTAGTGTATATTATGATGAAGTAATAATAAAAATGGTAGTGGGCACAAATTAAATTTGCAAATCTTCGTGAAATGCAGCTGAAATTATTTTCTCTATGATGAATAAACAGAGTGAAATTAAAATAGGTCAAAGTTGATATTTTATTTTCGCTGAAGTGTGAGTAAAAGTATTTTTTGCTGAAATAAACCTACAAAAATGTAGCTTTGGAGTTTTGAGGTGTGAGTAAAACCAGTATGGTTGGTGGGGTGGGGAATATTGGGGAAGGCAAAATCATCAAATTTAAGGAAAAAATTAGCCGAAATTTTTATGGACTAGTTTAGGTTGTGACAGATAGGAAGTGCATTGCCGATATCTTTTGCATGAATTTGTTATACaattttaagaaaaataaaagtaggCGCAGATGTGTCTCGAAGCAAATCCAGTGGCTTTGAAAATGGGCTTACAAGTAACAAAGAATTAGGCAACCTACAAACAACGAAGAGTCAGGATGTCTATAGTCTGCGCTTGATTAAACATGTGTTGACAAAGCATCTACTCAGAAGTGACTTGGTTTAGCACAGGAAGTATGAGAAAGGCATGTCCCTCGAGTAAAAGAAAAGGTTATGACGTATGGACAATTACatgctcttttcttttccttttctttttgaaaaatatgAATTATACGCACTCAACCACACTAATTTTGATTTTGAAAAATCACGGTCGGTGTGGATTAACCGTGAGGATGAGAACATCCGTCGACTGTAACATTAGCATTGGAATACTTATAAGCTTAAAATGCTTTATCAGTATTTCCCTgtcatatatatttatatattttctcgTTTGGGATGTAGTTTCATTTGTGTGGCCTTTGAAAGGTTAGCGATCAACGATCCGCTTAGCCCAATCATCGTATACTACATATTATCCATCTTTCATGTGTTTTAAGTTGAAAATCAATTAGAACCAGAAAAGTCAACTAACCTTCTAACTGTATCCACTATCCactaatgaaaaaaaatgctgCTAACTGTAACTTAGTAGAAGTGTAGAACTGAAGAAGAGTAAAGAATGAACAAAGATATATAGCACTGCCCACATAGCACCACCAGCATTCCGGAGTCTAGATATGCCTGTGCGCGTATGACTCAACATATCCCCGTGAGCAAGCAAACTTTATCAGCATAGATCAAGTTGCATTAGTGCAGTTCCGCCAATGTCTTCTTGCTTCGTAAGAATGATACTGAAAATTTTAGATTAGAGGGCGAACACTTTCGTGGATGGTATAGGCTACCCAAAGTTGCTGCGATGCGGACCCTCCCTCGATTTCTGCCGTGTGGCAACTCCAGTGATCCGACGATGCCTGCTCGAGTGCTCGCTCCTCTGCCTGGTAAAGGCTCTCAACTCGGCTCTCCAGCACAACGCGCAACTCGGCTCCTGTCAGCACTAAAGGAAACAGGGTTCCCTTATAAGGTGCTAAAAGAATTGGGGCCTATGGGGCCTACTAAAAGCCCCTGCCGATGAAGCCCAAGAGAAGACGGCGAGCCTTAAACGTGGAAGGCCCAAGATCAAGGTTCCCGTCGACCCGCACAGAACTTTCCCGGGAGGAAGCCTCCAGGAAGGAACCGGGAGTGGCGAACGGACGAAGGCCCGGGACCCCTCCCGAGAGGGTCCTGGGGGATCGCTTCGAGGCAAAGAAAGAGCGGTGTGCACGGCCCGCCGAGCACGACAAGCAAGACGACCAGACTGAcagtcgatttttttttttttattttagcattttgcaaaaatatatagtcagaTGAAAGTTGCAAAACCAGCCGGCGGTAAGCTCCGCCGGCCCAAGCGGTGGTTGGACCGCGGTAACGGCACACTCCTCCGTATCatacttttaaaaaatcataactaattcatatcaactcggatagagataaattttatatgaaaattgtagatctcgacgagatctacaactttgtagttaaaacatttttcattttatgtcatattggtgctcaaataatcgacacaagttttaaatctaaatttttggatctgaaacttgtgtcgattatttgagtaccaatatgacataaaatgaaaaatattttaactacaaagttgtagatctcgtcgagatctacaattttaatataaagtttatctccatccgagttgatatgaattagttatgattttttgaaagtatggTATGGAGGGGTGTACCGTtaccgccggctgggccggcggaagCGCCTTACCGCCAGCCCAGCCGGCGACGGTAgactagttttgcaatttttttatccgactatatatttttgcaaaatgctaaaataaaaaataaaaaaagttcctGACAGTCGCACCCTTCCTGTAAAAACATCATCGTTACGGGTGACGGGATTGAGGGCCTCGAGCGCCTGCAGCCTCTGCATCCCATTCAATAGGAGGGGGCACGCCGTACGTGCGTACGCGGTGGGCGCGTTCACACGATCTCTCGGTGCCTTTCCCCACGAAGCAGGCCCCACACTGCGGGTCTAGGAAAGATGGAGGGGTGACAAGACTCGACGCCGTCTTCCCCGGGAAGGCGGCGGGCTCGATTGAGGGCCTCGAGCGCCTGCGACCTCTCGCGTCCCATTTAACATGAGGGGGCGCGCCATATGCGGCGGGCACGTTCACACGACCTCCCGGTGCCTTTTCCCAGGAAGCAGACCCCACATTGCGGGTCTAGGAAAGACAAGGCCCTCCCAGGGAGGGGTGACAAGACTCGATGCCGTCTTCCCTGGGAAGGCGGTGGGCCCGTGTTACGAGAGcgcagggggtgtttggctagggggctaaagtttagccttgtcacattaaatgtttagatactaattaggagtattaaacatagtctaattataaaactaattacacagatagagtctaattcgtgagatgaatctattaaacctaattagtccataatttgataatgtagtgctacagtaaccatttgctaatgatggattaattaggcctcgcgaattagcttagtggttctgcaattagttttataattagttcttgtcctcctaattagtatatgaacatctgatgtgataggactaaactttagcctctggtatccaaacacctccgtAGTAAAGGCTGGGAAGTTACATCTCTTGGGGTAAAATAGTAAGAAAAAGGATAACGTGCGGAGGATTTAGTCAAAACTTTGGACGCGTGCGAGCCAAGGCGAAGGGTGTCAGACCTAGGGGCCTACCAGCCAGGACATTGTAGCAAGGGGCACGACCATTGGGCCACCGCATTCACATGTAAAGGCGGTGGGAAGGATTGTTGGATAAGGCTCCCCCTCCGTCAAGCCATGGGCCTTGCCTATAAAAAACCCGTACCTGTACTGTACCAAGGAAGGACAAGCAATTCTAAACCAccacacacaggacgtagggtattacgctcctgagcggtctgaacctgtctaaaaaccCTTGAGTGCCTAGGTCCAAAAGGTTCCCTTAGCATTTTCTTGAGCTTCACGTGCGAACTATCCCCAGGCCGGATCTCTAAAAGGAGGTCTCATCGGATCCCCACTCTCGGTGCATGACCACCATCAGCTCCCAGGCGCGATGAACACAACAACTTCTTCGGGGAGGTGAGTCAGGCATCGTTGACCTTCAGAACAGATAAAACATTACGCAAACACCTTATCAGAACTGCAACAATTTAGACGGAGGTGGCGACGCTCCCCAATCTAGGTGAAGGTGGCGACATCGGATGAGGGGGCACCAGCAGATGAGCTGCGACGGAGGACGTGGAGAGTGCCTACGGAGTTGGGGCAATGGACGACGGGGGGCACCGGTGGACAAGCTACGGCAATGGATGATGAGGATTGAGGTAAAGACGGAGATGGCGTCGACGCGGGCTTCCTAGGCTAAGAGGGACGCTCGACGCCTCCAAGGCTGCTCATCTGCACGCGGAGGCGAAGCCTGGGAGTCGAGTTGATGATGCGAGCACGCGCCATGAGCCAGGAAACCGCACATCATTGCGATTCATTAGATCACTAAAGTCACCACGCGGTAGAAATCGAGGGAGGGTCCGCACGGGAGCAACTTTGGGGACCGTTCctactgaatttttttttctatagaaGGGATCATCAAGCTCCACACCCGACGCACCCACAGGCACAAACACAGGGCTGTTTTGTTATTTAAATATTTTATCTAATATTATGGAATCTagtaattataaaaataatcttaGGATTAACAAAATATTAGAAAATAATATACCATCACCGAATTAAATGGGGAAAATATATTTTATcaaactgttgggatacgaggtaggctacgctagcacaaatcaaaatttttctaccgcgtaaactaggaaaactaccatatatggatcacggattaccactcgacgcactggtgcggaagatgtagaatcgcgtcggggcagcgaagtcgatcagcgtagtcaaacatgtagtcaatcacgtcgacgttgagcagctcctcagcagctcatccacatgCACCAAGATCGTCCTCATGGcgcggctcatcggcggctcgtcgtggctcgtcgccagctcgtccaagtgctgcaggtgcaacacctccaaggtatccacacgtgcagggagaaagcgtcacaagctggactgctaggtccgcgagttgcaacagggcgagggcgtgggaggcgcgacagatgtgtttcggccaaagggatgaaaccctagggcgccccacccctttatttatagaggttcctgacgggcctctggcttcgaggcccattagtacttctaaacctgatccaacgcAGATCATattcgaattgggcttccagccccttaagtgtgtgaccctatgagttccaatacgtatagacatggctcgagtactcctactaggcccaatagtcagtagcggcctctagcaagacatgccaactcctatacgcacacgaagatcatatcagacgaaccatcacaacattacaTACATGCTatttgtagggatacgaggaaggctacactagcgcaaatcaaaattttctaccgtgtaaactaggaaaactatcgtatatggatcacgggattaccactcgatgcactggtgcgaaagatgtagaatcgcgtcggggcagcaaagtcgatcagcgtagtcgaacatgtagtcaatcacgtcgacgtccagcaactcctcagtagctcgtccacgtgcagcaagatcgtcctcgtgctgcggctcgtcgtggctcgtcagcggctcgtccaagtgctgctggcgcaacacctccaaggtatccacacgtgtagggaggaagcgtcgcaagccggactgctaggtccgtgagttgcaacagggcgagggcgtgggaggcgcggcagatgtgtttcggctaAAAGGAtgaaaaccctagggcgccccacccctctatttatagaggttcctaacgggcctctgggtccgaggcccattagtacttctaaacctagtacaacttggatcatatccgaattgggcttccagcctctTAAGTGTTTGAccttatgggttcggatacgtatagacatggcccaagtactcctactcagcccaatagttggtagcggcctctagcaagacgtgccaactcctatacgcacacgaagatcatatcagacgaaccgtcacaacatcacgtacatgctattccctttgcctcacgatatttggtctagcttcaaaccgaccgctctttctcaatcatgtgattcggaatccctttgtaggttaactcttaaccgtacgtagcatggccatgcatttccggatccgatcactcgaggggcccaaagatatcactctcaatcagagaggggcaaatcccatcttgactgaccatgtctcacagcatgcttcttcgcaaacctgaaagctacctttttaactaccctgttacggcgtagcgtttgatagcccctaagtaagtcgatcgacatcttgagtacatgcgacaatctcaggtctaaggataaagcgtacatgttgtgtagagagagaactacttctcgagttgggtcagtcctagcacatgtctctacatatgcctacattattagtttgacatctccatgtccatgacttgtgaaacatagtcatcaactaatacatgtgctagtctaatattcatgtgtgtcctcacatgaactctgactagggataactttagaaaaaccatacaagtaaagagtttcacatacaattcacataattgcaaatcaattcaagtagcctttaatggatattcaaggaacacaagaTAAATCATGGACACAAATgcaatatcatcatctctatgattgcctctagggcatacctccaacagtctcccacttgcactagagtcaatctagaaggtatctaatacccatagctcttacatgcgcatcatgcttagcctgcgggagtggttttgtcaacggatcagaaatgttcagatccgtgtgtattttgcatatcttgatctcaccccggttaacgaagtctcgaatgagatgaaatcgccacattacgtgtttgttcttctggtgattccttggctcctttgcttgcacaattaccccattgttatcacagtagagattcaatgggctggacgcattcaggaacacaccaagctcaataaggaaattccttatccaaacaccctccttcgcggcttccgaagccgccatgtactcagcttctgtcgtagaatcggctaccgtctcctgcttggaactcttccaattAACAGCACCAtcgtttagcgtgaacacaaatcctgattgtgactttgaatcatctctgtcggtttggaaactagcatcggtgtaacctgttacaacgagctcctcctcacctccatagacgaggaacatatctttagtcctttttaagtacttaagaatatttttcactgctgtccagtgactctcacctggatcagactagtgtctgcttgtcatacttagcgcatatgaaatatctgagcgagtacttatcattgcatatatgatagatccaatagccgaggcatatggcactctactcatgcgatcccgctcatcagcagtcgaaggacactgagtcttgctgagatatATGCCATATGACATGGGCAAGAActctttcttcgcctcttccatgctgaaccgcttcaacactttgtcaatgtaagtatcttggcttaatcctataagccttctcgatctatctctatagatcttaatgcccagaatatatgccgcttcccctaagtccttcatcgaaaaactatttttcagtaaagtctttatggactcaagcataggaatgttatttccaatcagcaatatgtcatccacatataagattagaaatactatagagctccaACTAACCTTCTTgaaaacacaagactcttcttcgttcttggtgaagtcaaaccctttgaccacttcagcaaaacgaatgttccaactcctatatgcttgcttcaatccataaatggatctctgaagctcgcatacttttccagcatttttcggatcgacaaaaccctcgggctatatcatatacatgtcctcagctaggtttccattcaggaaagctgtcttgacatccatctgccatatctcataatcgagaTATGCAGCTgtagctagaataatctgaatggacttaagcatcactacgggcgagaaggtctcgtcgtagtcaacttattgaacttgtcgaaaaccttttgcgacaagtcgtgctttatagatgtgaacatttctatccatgtcctttttcttcttatagatccatttgcactctatggctttaacaccatcaggcgggtcaaccaagttccaaacttgattgtctcccatggactctatttcagattgcatggcactctgccatttttcggagtctgggtccatcattgcttctgcatatgttgcaggctcatcattgtccaacaataatatttcccgcatttcgcagagccttgccgaccttcgtggttgtggcggtgcttctcttgccatgggtatctcaacttgttctgctacgttagcatcactcattgattcttacccgatcggctcatcttgaacttcttcaagatgcattgtctttccactctttttctcctttgagaaactctttctctaggaaaactccgttccgagcgacaaacactttgccctctgaccggttgtagaaataatatcccaaagtttcctttggatatcccacgaaaatgcacttatccgactcgggtgtgatcttgtccgactgaagtcgcttgacaaacacttcatatccccaaatctttagaaaagacaaactaggaacctttccagtccacatctcatatggtgtcttaactacggatttagatggtaccctattgagtgtgaaagctgctgtttctagagcgtatccccaaaatgacaacggtaggtccgactagctcatcattgatcgaaccatg containing:
- the LOC117861633 gene encoding transmembrane 9 superfamily member 11 translates to MASLFTSTISAFLLILLTHSGHCPAAAFYLPGSYPQRYRPGDTLAAKVNSLTSPSSKLPYPYYSLPFCAPQDGVHHAAESLGELLLGDRIETSPYRFSMLNNTAPLFLCRTDPLTPGATELIKSRIDDTYQVNLLLDTLPVMRYVKSPIAPDTLLRSTGFPVGVRADDGEYYVYNHLKLTVLVNKQNGTTRVETLMATADGAELLSLNGGKDGGGGGYTVVGFEVVPCSVDHDAAAVRDKSMYDEIASKAAAGCDPSVVGMRVQGNRPLVFSYEVAFVESGIEWPSRWDAYLEMGGAKVHWFSILNSIVVVAFLAAIVLVILLRTVRRDLAQYEELGGESGAQADELVAGWKLVAGDVFREPSHPVLLCVLVGDGVRILGMGVVTIVFAALGFMSPACRGALVTGMLCFYLVLGVAAGYTAVAVWKTVRRGDAAGWKSVAWRASFAFPGVGFAVFTVLNCVLWYNGSTGAVPFLLFLVILLLWFFVSVPLTLAGGLVASRARHVEFPVKTNKIARQVPAAQCSPWVFVAVAGTLPFGTLFIELFFIMSSLWLGRVYYVFGFLLVVLALLVTVCAEVSVVLTYMGLCVEDWRWWWRAFFASGSVALYILGYAVYYLVFDLHSLAGPVSAALYVGYSLLMVLAVMLATGAVGLGASFCFVHYLFSTVKLD